One genomic window of Sulfurovum lithotrophicum includes the following:
- the nhaD gene encoding sodium:proton antiporter NhaD translates to MTEAAAAAGTAAQHLDLTTTWVGILSLIIFVVGYYFIAAEDKYHINKAKPALFAGTGIFMLIGVYFAMNGLDGHHLEKEVEALIYEIAGIFFFLMVAMTYIEAMIDRGVFSALRYNLVSKGYTYKRLFWVTGLLAFFISPVADNLTTALILSTVLITIDKENRSFLVPGAINIVVAANAGGAWSPFGDITTLMVWVDGKGAFSEFLFLFPASILGWYVTAFLLSRFVPDGQPPFNASEEKAVILEGGKQIIGLFALTIVLAVLSHQLLHLPAMWGMMFGLALLKMYVYYINQNAGPTQLNAFSWIAKIENDTLLFFFGILAAVGGLHFLGYLEYFTALYDKFGPTAVNIGVGFLSAVVDNVPVMSAVLKSDPNMGKFVQEQWMLVTLTAGVGGSLISFGSAAGVGVMGKLHGIYTFSAHMKYAWTVLVGYIVSVAVWYMQFIVLHIG, encoded by the coding sequence ATGACAGAAGCGGCAGCGGCGGCGGGAACAGCAGCACAACATTTGGACCTGACAACAACATGGGTGGGGATACTTTCACTTATTATCTTTGTAGTGGGATATTATTTCATCGCAGCGGAAGACAAATACCATATTAACAAAGCGAAACCTGCCTTGTTTGCGGGTACCGGTATTTTTATGTTGATCGGTGTCTATTTTGCGATGAACGGACTGGATGGGCACCATCTTGAGAAAGAAGTGGAAGCACTGATCTATGAGATTGCAGGTATCTTCTTCTTCCTGATGGTGGCAATGACCTATATTGAAGCGATGATCGACCGTGGTGTCTTCTCCGCGCTTCGATACAACCTGGTCTCAAAAGGATACACCTATAAAAGGCTTTTTTGGGTGACCGGTTTGCTTGCTTTTTTCATTTCCCCTGTGGCGGACAACCTTACGACTGCACTGATCCTATCTACAGTACTGATCACGATCGATAAGGAGAACAGATCTTTCCTTGTGCCGGGTGCTATTAATATCGTTGTTGCAGCCAATGCCGGAGGAGCCTGGTCGCCGTTTGGAGATATTACGACACTGATGGTATGGGTAGATGGGAAAGGTGCCTTCTCCGAGTTCCTTTTCCTTTTCCCCGCGTCGATCCTGGGCTGGTATGTGACCGCTTTCCTCCTGAGCCGTTTCGTTCCGGACGGACAGCCTCCTTTCAATGCGAGTGAAGAAAAAGCTGTCATCCTGGAAGGCGGTAAGCAGATCATCGGACTGTTTGCTCTGACAATCGTTCTTGCAGTGCTCTCTCATCAGCTGTTGCATTTGCCTGCGATGTGGGGTATGATGTTTGGTCTTGCTCTTTTAAAGATGTATGTTTACTATATTAACCAGAATGCCGGGCCGACCCAGCTGAATGCCTTCTCATGGATCGCAAAGATCGAGAATGATACGCTGCTTTTCTTCTTCGGTATCCTTGCCGCGGTTGGCGGACTGCATTTCCTGGGATACCTTGAGTACTTTACTGCACTTTACGACAAATTCGGTCCGACAGCAGTCAATATAGGTGTCGGTTTCCTCTCCGCCGTTGTCGATAACGTACCGGTCATGTCCGCAGTACTCAAGTCTGATCCGAATATGGGTAAATTCGTACAGGAACAGTGGATGCTGGTTACGCTGACGGCAGGAGTAGGAGGGTCACTGATTTCCTTCGGTTCTGCTGCCGGCGTCGGTGTCATGGGAAAACTGCACGGTATCTATACGTTCTCTGCCCATATGAAATATGCCTGGACGGTACTGGTCGGGTATATTGTTTCCGTAGCCGTATGGTATATGCAGTTCATTGTGCTGCATATCGGATAA
- the guaA gene encoding glutamine-hydrolyzing GMP synthase, with protein sequence MKQVPILVLDFGSQYTQLIARKLRESGVYTEVVPYRESIEDIKARKPQGIILSGGPASVYAEDAYKPDEGIWDLGLPILGICYGMQLITQHFGGSVIAADHHEYGKAKLHIENENSPIFKDVAQDSIVWMSHGDRAERLPEGFEVVGTSENSPYAAIANESKHIYAFQFHPEVHHSVEGTHMLKNFAKYICGCESTWNMGSFAKEKIAQIRAQVGEKKVLCGVSGGVDSSVVAAMLHEALPKEQLICVFVDQGLLRKDEAEQVQDMFKLLDIPLITIDAKKEFMEALAGVTDPEQKRKAIGEKFIEVFDKEAGKHTDVSFLAQGTLYTDVIESVSVKGPSKTIKSHHNVGGLPDWMTFELVEPLREIFKDEVRKLGLELGLPKHMIGRHPFPGPGLAIRVMGEVNEEALRLLRESDAIMQEELRSTGYYDKVWQAFTVLLNVQSVGVMGDNRTYDNTVCVRMVESVDGMTATFAHIPHDVLEGISRRIINEIDGINRVVYDISSKPPATIEWE encoded by the coding sequence ATGAAGCAAGTACCTATCTTAGTTTTGGATTTCGGTTCCCAGTATACACAGCTCATTGCCAGAAAACTCAGGGAATCGGGTGTCTACACGGAAGTGGTGCCGTATCGTGAAAGCATTGAGGATATCAAAGCAAGAAAGCCGCAGGGAATCATCCTCTCGGGAGGGCCGGCTTCGGTCTATGCGGAAGATGCTTACAAACCAGATGAGGGCATCTGGGATCTTGGCTTACCTATTCTAGGTATCTGCTACGGTATGCAGTTAATCACTCAGCACTTCGGCGGTTCGGTAATCGCTGCGGATCATCATGAATACGGCAAAGCAAAACTACATATCGAGAATGAGAATTCCCCCATCTTTAAAGATGTGGCACAGGATTCTATCGTATGGATGAGTCATGGCGACAGGGCAGAGAGACTGCCTGAAGGTTTTGAAGTTGTGGGTACGAGTGAGAACTCTCCCTATGCAGCTATTGCCAATGAATCAAAACATATCTATGCCTTCCAGTTCCACCCTGAGGTACACCACTCTGTAGAGGGTACACATATGTTGAAGAACTTTGCCAAATATATTTGCGGATGCGAAAGCACCTGGAACATGGGCTCTTTTGCCAAAGAAAAGATCGCACAGATCAGAGCACAGGTCGGTGAGAAGAAAGTACTCTGTGGCGTTTCCGGCGGTGTAGATTCATCCGTAGTGGCTGCCATGCTGCATGAGGCACTGCCCAAAGAACAGCTGATCTGCGTATTTGTCGACCAGGGGCTGTTGCGTAAAGATGAAGCAGAACAGGTTCAGGATATGTTCAAGCTTCTTGACATCCCCCTTATTACCATCGATGCAAAAAAAGAGTTCATGGAAGCACTTGCCGGTGTAACCGACCCGGAACAGAAACGTAAAGCGATCGGCGAGAAGTTCATTGAAGTCTTTGACAAGGAAGCGGGTAAACATACCGATGTCTCCTTCCTTGCACAAGGTACGCTTTACACGGATGTAATTGAATCGGTCTCCGTCAAAGGGCCTTCCAAAACAATCAAGTCCCACCACAACGTAGGAGGATTACCTGACTGGATGACCTTTGAACTGGTCGAACCGCTTCGTGAGATATTTAAGGATGAAGTACGTAAGCTTGGGCTTGAACTCGGTCTCCCCAAACATATGATCGGCCGTCACCCTTTCCCCGGACCCGGACTGGCAATACGCGTCATGGGAGAGGTGAATGAAGAGGCGCTCAGACTACTGCGTGAATCAGATGCCATTATGCAGGAAGAACTCAGATCGACCGGTTATTACGATAAGGTCTGGCAGGCGTTCACCGTACTGCTTAATGTACAGTCTGTCGGTGTCATGGGAGACAATAGAACCTACGACAATACTGTCTGTGTACGTATGGTAGAATCGGTGGATGGTATGACCGCGACCTTTGCGCATATCCCTCATGATGTGCTTGAAGGGATCAGCAGACGGATCATCAATGAGATCGACGGGATCAACAGGGTGGTGTATGATATATCTTCCAAGCCCCCAGCCACAATAGAATGGGAATAA
- a CDS encoding response regulator transcription factor produces the protein MYRILLADLDLTPLISNELISYQVDIAYDIEDFYNATYKNKYNIYVLNYYYYDICKELKKTGDTTPTLFIDEYYDIHHLKNAFEIADDYIIKPINFQELKIRIEYQFKKLYNSKKKVVVYKDLYFHLESKQLYKKNTKIKLSPNEAKLIGYFLSQIGTPLLKEDILDYLESSSDGTLRVYISKLNKIGFNIKYERASFSYILT, from the coding sequence ATGTATAGAATCTTACTTGCTGACTTAGATTTGACTCCACTCATCAGTAACGAACTTATTTCCTATCAAGTTGATATTGCCTATGATATAGAAGACTTTTACAATGCAACTTACAAAAACAAATATAACATTTATGTACTGAACTATTACTATTACGATATTTGCAAGGAACTGAAAAAGACAGGAGATACAACACCTACACTTTTTATAGATGAATATTATGATATTCATCATCTTAAAAATGCATTTGAAATTGCAGATGACTACATCATTAAACCAATAAATTTTCAAGAATTAAAAATACGGATAGAGTACCAATTTAAAAAACTTTACAATAGCAAAAAAAAGGTTGTGGTTTACAAAGATTTATACTTTCATTTAGAGTCTAAACAGTTATATAAAAAAAATACAAAAATAAAACTCTCTCCAAACGAAGCAAAGCTTATAGGGTATTTTCTATCTCAAATAGGCACTCCTTTATTAAAAGAAGATATTTTAGATTACCTGGAAAGTTCCAGTGATGGTACACTGCGTGTTTATATATCTAAACTCAATAAAATAGGTTTTAATATTAAGTATGAAAGAGCAAGTTTTTCATATATATTAACTTAA
- a CDS encoding tetratricopeptide repeat protein, which produces MEKVLLLLLTSSLLFSSGTFEKIKNAYFKSYSYEQIAKYKEAVKTLAPLSKKYPNNYLLNLRLGWLFYLQKKYENATKYYKKAALLNTQALEPKLGLIRIYLATYSFEDAQNVATELLKKDYYNYYANLYMAKALNAQQKYTIASEVSKKMLQLYPTDILFLEQLLISYKAAHNKDYKKVYQNILLLDPNNIIARSTK; this is translated from the coding sequence ATGGAAAAGGTGCTTCTACTTTTATTAACAAGCTCATTATTATTTTCAAGTGGGACATTTGAAAAGATCAAAAATGCTTATTTTAAATCTTATAGTTATGAGCAGATAGCTAAATATAAAGAGGCTGTAAAAACTTTGGCCCCTTTATCTAAAAAGTATCCTAATAACTACTTACTGAATTTACGTTTAGGGTGGTTATTCTACTTACAAAAAAAGTATGAGAACGCTACTAAATATTATAAAAAAGCAGCACTTTTAAATACACAGGCACTTGAACCAAAACTTGGATTAATTCGTATCTATTTGGCAACATACTCTTTTGAAGATGCACAAAATGTTGCCACAGAACTTTTAAAAAAAGATTATTATAACTACTATGCAAATCTCTATATGGCAAAAGCATTAAATGCACAACAAAAGTACACAATCGCGAGTGAAGTAAGTAAAAAAATGTTACAACTCTATCCTACAGATATACTCTTTTTAGAACAACTGTTAATAAGCTATAAAGCTGCACACAATAAAGATTATAAAAAAGTATATCAAAATATTCTCCTTCTAGATCCTAACAATATTATTGCTAGAAGCACCAAGTAA